The proteins below are encoded in one region of Bremerella sp. P1:
- a CDS encoding Y-family DNA polymerase has protein sequence MNSFFASAEQLLRPELRNRAIGVVPLESDATCIIAASYEAKRCGIRTGTKVFEAKRLCPHIQLVRARPSVYVEIHHELLKSVDQCAEVHHVYSIDEWTIKLCGRYRQVEQAVQLAGAIKRQLRRDFGPWLTSSIGIAPTRLLAKTASNLKKPDGLTVLPTEELPGRLSHLNLEDLPGLGTGMVSRLNRAGVHSIEDLWNLDRRKALQVWGSVSGARWWDGFHGIDVPEPATQRHSMNHGRVLDPRYRNEAGSHCILVLLICKLARRLRQTGYYARNLQLTLTGNRGVLFSEKIELPCVQDTLSILHQFERLWLRRPRDLRGLKKVDVTVSKLEQRSEVSGYLFDEISQSQRLSHALDEISDRWGPNSIYFANTHAYRDVLEDKIAFGRIPELASKKKAFQTVT, from the coding sequence ATGAACTCGTTTTTTGCTTCGGCAGAACAGCTCTTGCGACCAGAATTGCGAAATCGGGCAATCGGAGTCGTCCCACTCGAATCGGACGCAACGTGCATCATCGCAGCCAGTTACGAAGCGAAGCGGTGTGGCATTCGAACTGGAACCAAGGTCTTCGAAGCCAAACGTCTTTGCCCTCATATCCAATTGGTTAGGGCCCGGCCCAGTGTCTACGTAGAGATTCACCACGAGCTGCTCAAAAGCGTGGACCAATGCGCTGAAGTGCATCACGTTTACTCGATCGACGAATGGACGATCAAGCTATGCGGTCGTTATCGCCAAGTCGAACAGGCCGTTCAACTCGCTGGGGCAATTAAGCGACAACTCCGCCGCGACTTCGGTCCTTGGTTGACCAGTTCGATTGGAATTGCCCCCACGCGACTTTTAGCCAAGACAGCAAGCAACCTGAAGAAGCCGGATGGCTTAACCGTCCTTCCGACAGAAGAACTGCCAGGTCGACTCTCTCACTTGAACCTGGAAGACCTGCCTGGACTGGGGACCGGCATGGTGTCGCGTCTCAATAGGGCTGGCGTTCATTCGATTGAGGATCTCTGGAATCTCGATCGCCGAAAGGCGTTGCAGGTTTGGGGTTCAGTTTCAGGAGCTCGCTGGTGGGACGGATTTCACGGCATCGACGTTCCAGAGCCTGCGACGCAGCGCCATTCCATGAACCACGGCCGAGTGCTGGATCCTCGCTATCGGAACGAAGCCGGATCGCACTGCATTCTCGTACTGCTGATCTGCAAACTTGCCCGAAGACTGCGACAGACAGGCTACTATGCGCGCAACTTACAGCTGACACTGACCGGAAATCGAGGAGTCTTGTTCAGTGAGAAAATCGAATTGCCGTGCGTTCAAGACACGCTGTCGATCCTGCATCAGTTTGAACGCTTGTGGCTTCGGCGTCCGCGGGATTTGCGAGGCCTTAAGAAGGTCGATGTCACCGTCAGCAAACTAGAGCAGCGTAGCGAAGTCTCCGGCTATCTCTTTGACGAAATCTCTCAGTCCCAACGGCTATCGCATGCCCTGGATGAAATCAGCGATCGTTGGGGACCCAACTCGATCTATTTCGCCAATACGCACGCCTACCGAGATGTCCTGGAAGACAAAATCGCTTTTGGCAGAATTCCCGAGTTGGCCTCGAAGAAGAAGGCGTTTCAAACGGTCACCTAA
- a CDS encoding GNAT family N-acetyltransferase, protein MADLNASQIAETIETNDSEFCCHWAQSPEVEITREEHWYRLTSEISHPYFNSIFEANIPPDQLPEAVDRALAPFRDKGHPMAWWVGPKTQPSSLGQFLSRCGFEQVAAEAAMAISPFDADYERASAEVEIQAVTSIADLRTWVEIMTGVYGLPEFTQEPWFQILKKAGLGSRKKLQHFLAMVEGEVAGVGSIFYGSQAAGIYSVAVLPQFRGQGVASTLTISLLSLIDERGCELATLCASQKAESLYRKIGFRQYGELHCYAWKPD, encoded by the coding sequence TTGGCAGACCTGAATGCTTCTCAAATTGCCGAGACGATTGAGACGAATGATAGTGAGTTCTGTTGTCACTGGGCGCAGTCGCCTGAGGTAGAAATCACGCGGGAAGAGCACTGGTATCGACTAACCAGTGAGATCTCGCACCCCTACTTCAATAGCATCTTCGAGGCGAACATTCCGCCAGATCAGCTTCCCGAGGCAGTGGATAGAGCCTTGGCACCGTTTCGTGACAAAGGCCATCCGATGGCCTGGTGGGTAGGCCCGAAGACGCAACCATCTAGCCTTGGTCAGTTTTTAAGTCGCTGCGGTTTTGAACAGGTGGCGGCAGAAGCAGCGATGGCCATCAGCCCATTCGATGCCGACTACGAACGGGCCAGTGCAGAGGTTGAGATTCAAGCCGTCACATCAATAGCCGACCTACGTACATGGGTCGAGATCATGACTGGCGTCTACGGTCTACCGGAATTCACCCAGGAGCCGTGGTTTCAGATTCTCAAGAAGGCTGGACTTGGTAGCCGGAAGAAGCTGCAGCATTTCCTGGCGATGGTGGAAGGAGAAGTCGCTGGCGTGGGATCGATTTTCTATGGAAGCCAGGCCGCAGGAATCTACAGCGTGGCCGTGCTTCCTCAGTTTCGCGGACAGGGAGTCGCCTCGACGCTGACGATTTCGCTACTGTCCTTGATCGACGAGCGAGGATGCGAACTGGCTACGCTTTGTGCTTCGCAGAAAGCGGAGTCGCTGTATCGGAAGATCGGTTTTCGCCAGTACGGCGAATTGCATTGTTACGCCTGGAAGCCAGACTAG
- the rplS gene encoding 50S ribosomal protein L19 codes for MSQDLMSKVESAYKKSDVDFFEIGDTVEVHTKILEGQKERIQKFIGTVIAKSGSGTREMFTVRRIVAGEGVEKKFPLHSPQIAKVEVTRRSVVRRAKLYYLRDRVGKATRLRERRV; via the coding sequence ATGAGCCAAGATTTGATGAGCAAGGTCGAATCGGCCTACAAGAAGTCGGATGTTGATTTCTTTGAAATCGGCGACACCGTCGAGGTCCACACCAAGATCCTCGAAGGTCAAAAAGAACGTATCCAGAAGTTCATCGGTACCGTGATCGCCAAGAGCGGCAGCGGTACCCGTGAAATGTTCACCGTTCGCCGTATCGTGGCTGGCGAAGGTGTTGAAAAGAAGTTCCCGCTTCACAGCCCACAGATCGCCAAGGTGGAAGTCACGCGTCGCAGCGTTGTCCGCCGTGCCAAGCTGTACTACCTGCGCGATCGCGTTGGTAAGGCGACCCGCCTGCGAGAACGCCGCGTCTAA
- the trmD gene encoding tRNA (guanosine(37)-N1)-methyltransferase TrmD, whose amino-acid sequence MRFDVLTLFPEIFTGYLGESLLNKAIDKQLVEAHVHNLRDWANDKHNRVDDRPFGGGPGMVIRVQPVVEAIEQIQPLSDKPGRLILLSPQGRTLNQPLVEELAQEERLTMICGRYEGFDQRVIDLLQPEEISLGDFVLNGGEVAAMAIIDSVIRLIPGVLGDEQSAVDDSFSEGNRLLEFPQYTRPREYRGLNVPEVLLGGNHQEIHAWRKQQSLDKTKMRRADLLDEQSDDANQNKR is encoded by the coding sequence ATGCGGTTCGATGTCCTCACGTTGTTTCCGGAGATCTTCACCGGCTATCTCGGTGAAAGCCTGCTCAACAAGGCCATTGATAAGCAGCTAGTTGAAGCCCATGTCCACAACCTGCGGGACTGGGCAAACGACAAGCACAATCGAGTCGACGACCGCCCCTTTGGTGGTGGACCTGGCATGGTCATCCGCGTACAGCCGGTCGTCGAGGCGATCGAACAAATCCAGCCACTGAGCGACAAGCCAGGCCGGTTGATTTTGCTGAGCCCGCAAGGGAGGACGCTCAATCAACCCCTGGTCGAAGAGCTTGCTCAGGAAGAACGGCTGACCATGATATGTGGCCGCTACGAAGGCTTCGATCAGCGAGTGATCGACCTTCTGCAGCCCGAAGAGATTTCGCTGGGAGACTTCGTCCTCAACGGAGGCGAGGTCGCCGCGATGGCAATTATCGATTCGGTGATTCGCCTGATCCCTGGCGTACTTGGCGACGAGCAAAGTGCCGTCGACGATTCCTTCAGTGAAGGTAATCGTCTTCTCGAGTTCCCGCAGTACACGCGGCCTCGAGAATACCGCGGCCTGAATGTTCCAGAGGTTCTCTTAGGTGGCAATCACCAAGAGATCCATGCCTGGAGAAAGCAGCAGTCGCTGGATAAGACCAAGATGCGACGAGCCGACTTGCTTGACGAGCAATCGGACGACGCTAACCAAAATAAACGTTAA
- the rpsP gene encoding 30S ribosomal protein S16: MAVRIRMKKMGRAHRPFYRICAMDSRTPRDGKAIEYLGTYDPFVKEKDARVNLKTERVDYWLGVGAQPSPKVAVLIRKYGTNGSHVAAREEALARMATKTAYVPPKVEIKEPEPEAPAAPEGEAAEAPAEEGAEAAAPAEGETAEAPAEGGEEQPKAEG; this comes from the coding sequence GTGGCAGTTCGCATTCGCATGAAGAAGATGGGTCGGGCACACCGTCCGTTCTATCGTATTTGCGCCATGGATTCTCGTACCCCACGAGATGGCAAGGCAATCGAGTATCTTGGTACCTACGATCCGTTCGTCAAAGAAAAGGACGCCCGGGTTAACCTGAAGACCGAACGCGTCGACTACTGGCTCGGCGTCGGTGCTCAGCCTTCCCCGAAGGTTGCTGTTTTGATCCGTAAGTACGGCACCAACGGCAGCCACGTGGCAGCTCGCGAAGAAGCCTTGGCTCGCATGGCGACCAAGACTGCCTACGTTCCTCCGAAAGTTGAAATCAAAGAGCCTGAACCGGAAGCACCAGCCGCCCCTGAAGGCGAAGCTGCCGAAGCTCCGGCCGAAGAAGGCGCTGAAGCTGCTGCTCCTGCCGAAGGTGAAACCGCGGAAGCTCCGGCTGAAGGCGGCGAAGAGCAGCCCAAGGCTGAAGGCTAA
- the ffh gene encoding signal recognition particle protein, whose product MLDSLQDGLRSAFKTLRGQGRLTESNMREGLKLIENALLEADVSYDVVKTFMQDVSEKAVGQDVLKSLKPEQQLVGIVNEALIELLGGDSDPTLHLKQGVTVLMMCGLQGAGKTTTCGKLARLIGKEGKKALLCAADLQRPAAVEQLHIVGKSVDTPVYSEEGATNPIAVCQNAVKHAKDNGIDVVILDTAGRLAIDEELMQQLKTIDMKVQPDKAFLVVDGMTGQDAVNSAKAFNEALELDGVIMTKLDGDARGGALLSVKHVTGVPIKFVGVSEHMDGLDPFHPDRFASRILGMGDIQSMFEMAQREFDQEQVQKTQERLQKGQFTLDDFRKQLNQIARPGLMQKMLGMMPGMGEMTKMLQGGDHEKEMRRLGGMIDSMTPDERNDPKLIDNSRRQRIAKGSGVSPQEVNELIKQFDSMASLMKGMAGGGMGGAMDMMRKLRSGELMDPTGKMKKAKQSTGKRMTSKDVQNQKKLKKKLKKRRR is encoded by the coding sequence ATGTTGGACTCGTTACAAGACGGCTTACGATCAGCGTTTAAGACGCTGCGCGGACAGGGCCGACTGACCGAATCGAACATGCGGGAGGGCCTGAAGCTCATCGAGAACGCCCTGCTTGAAGCTGACGTAAGCTATGACGTCGTCAAGACTTTCATGCAGGACGTCTCTGAGAAAGCAGTCGGCCAGGACGTCCTCAAGTCGCTCAAGCCTGAGCAGCAGCTTGTCGGTATCGTCAACGAGGCCCTGATCGAGCTACTGGGCGGCGATTCCGACCCTACCCTGCACCTGAAACAGGGTGTCACCGTGCTGATGATGTGCGGTTTGCAGGGTGCCGGTAAGACGACCACGTGCGGTAAGTTAGCACGCTTGATCGGCAAAGAGGGCAAAAAGGCCCTGCTCTGTGCTGCCGACCTTCAGCGTCCTGCCGCCGTTGAACAGCTTCATATTGTCGGCAAAAGCGTCGACACGCCCGTTTACAGCGAAGAGGGAGCCACCAACCCGATCGCTGTCTGCCAGAACGCCGTCAAACACGCCAAAGACAACGGCATCGATGTCGTGATTCTCGACACGGCCGGTCGTTTGGCAATCGACGAAGAGCTGATGCAGCAGCTCAAGACCATCGACATGAAGGTTCAGCCGGACAAGGCTTTCCTGGTTGTCGACGGCATGACCGGACAAGACGCAGTCAACAGTGCCAAGGCGTTTAACGAAGCCCTGGAACTGGACGGCGTCATCATGACCAAGCTCGATGGCGATGCCCGAGGCGGTGCATTGCTGTCGGTCAAACATGTCACTGGCGTACCGATTAAGTTCGTCGGTGTCAGCGAGCACATGGACGGCCTCGATCCTTTCCACCCGGACCGCTTTGCGAGCCGGATTCTTGGAATGGGCGACATCCAGTCGATGTTCGAGATGGCCCAACGTGAGTTCGACCAGGAGCAAGTCCAGAAGACGCAGGAACGGCTTCAAAAGGGCCAGTTCACACTGGACGACTTCCGTAAGCAGCTCAACCAGATCGCTCGACCTGGCCTGATGCAGAAAATGCTCGGGATGATGCCAGGCATGGGCGAGATGACCAAGATGCTGCAAGGCGGTGATCACGAGAAAGAAATGCGTCGTCTGGGCGGCATGATCGACTCGATGACCCCGGACGAACGCAACGATCCTAAGTTGATCGACAACAGCCGTCGTCAGCGGATCGCTAAAGGCTCTGGCGTTTCCCCCCAGGAGGTCAACGAACTCATCAAGCAGTTCGACAGCATGGCCTCGCTGATGAAGGGAATGGCCGGAGGCGGCATGGGTGGCGCCATGGACATGATGCGGAAGCTTCGCTCCGGCGAGCTGATGGATCCAACCGGCAAGATGAAGAAGGCCAAGCAAAGCACCGGTAAACGGATGACCTCCAAGGATGTCCAAAACCAGAAGAAACTCAAGAAGAAGCTCAAGAAACGGCGTCGTTAA
- a CDS encoding thioredoxin-like domain-containing protein gives MTCLHVSPLPILRKLALFAAVLLLVGCGSSSTHPFAMAEEQQPAATKEEATKDEPEAKEPEHPFRARIPAPAFPKDMEWMNTKGPLELEDVKGKYVLLDFWTYCCINCIHILPELKKLEHEFPNQLVVIGVHSAKFDTEKEAKNISEAILRYEIEHPVVNDDEMKIWNGYSVSSWPTMYLIDPEGNVVYLRRGEFKADDIREVLNRSMPYYRNNGSLDETPIQFDLLAYSQQPTQLRFPGKVLADEKSNRLFISDSNHNRIVITSLDGQLQDVIGSGEIGSADGGYASAMFDHPQGVALVQDTLYVADTENHLIRKVDLKEKQVSTIAGVGEQARNNWPGVGENATLSSLPDRFVGLPKTTPINSPWALWPHGDSLYIAMAGPHQIWKMTLDEKEIGPYAGNGREDIVDGPLLPPVPYQQGHSSFAQPSGLTSDGKELFVADSEGSSIRAVPFDPEGSVRTVIGTAHLPYGRLFSFGDVDGPPKTAKLQHALGVCYVDGVIYTTDTYNNKIKAVDAATGDVTTIAGTGEPGNANDPAQFDEPAGISHAGGKLYIADTNNHMIRVMDIKTKEVSTLQIKGLKPMPVKKRPEAPEGAIQK, from the coding sequence ATGACTTGCCTGCATGTTTCTCCCTTACCAATCCTGCGCAAGCTAGCGCTGTTTGCTGCTGTCTTGCTACTGGTCGGCTGCGGAAGTTCTTCGACGCATCCGTTTGCGATGGCGGAAGAACAGCAACCAGCCGCCACCAAGGAAGAAGCAACCAAAGATGAGCCGGAGGCTAAGGAGCCCGAACATCCTTTCCGTGCCCGTATTCCAGCTCCGGCGTTTCCCAAAGACATGGAGTGGATGAACACCAAGGGCCCCCTGGAACTTGAAGACGTGAAAGGGAAGTACGTCCTGCTCGATTTCTGGACGTATTGCTGCATCAACTGCATCCATATCCTCCCTGAGCTTAAGAAGTTAGAGCACGAATTCCCCAACCAGCTCGTTGTGATTGGCGTTCACTCGGCCAAGTTTGATACGGAAAAAGAGGCCAAAAACATCAGCGAAGCGATCCTCCGATACGAGATCGAACACCCCGTCGTGAACGACGACGAAATGAAGATCTGGAATGGCTACAGCGTCAGCAGTTGGCCCACGATGTACCTCATCGACCCCGAAGGCAACGTCGTTTATCTTCGCCGCGGCGAGTTCAAAGCGGACGACATTCGCGAGGTGCTAAACCGATCGATGCCCTACTATCGGAACAATGGCTCGCTCGACGAAACGCCGATCCAATTCGACCTGTTGGCCTACAGCCAGCAGCCGACCCAACTCCGTTTCCCGGGGAAGGTTTTGGCTGACGAAAAGTCCAATCGATTGTTCATTTCAGACAGTAATCACAATCGAATCGTGATCACATCTCTCGACGGTCAATTGCAGGATGTGATCGGGAGCGGTGAGATTGGTTCGGCCGACGGCGGGTATGCATCAGCCATGTTTGATCATCCGCAAGGAGTGGCCCTCGTACAGGACACTTTGTATGTCGCCGACACCGAAAACCACCTGATTCGCAAAGTCGATCTGAAAGAGAAACAAGTCTCGACGATCGCTGGGGTCGGCGAACAGGCACGAAATAACTGGCCAGGTGTTGGTGAAAATGCCACGTTATCCAGCCTGCCAGATCGATTCGTTGGATTGCCCAAGACGACGCCCATCAACAGCCCCTGGGCTCTTTGGCCCCATGGCGACAGTCTTTACATCGCGATGGCAGGTCCTCACCAGATCTGGAAAATGACACTCGACGAGAAGGAAATCGGTCCATACGCAGGCAACGGCCGCGAAGACATCGTCGATGGGCCCCTGCTCCCCCCTGTTCCTTACCAGCAAGGGCACTCGTCCTTCGCCCAACCCTCGGGGCTAACGTCGGACGGAAAGGAATTGTTTGTGGCTGACAGCGAAGGCAGCTCGATCCGTGCCGTACCGTTCGATCCCGAAGGAAGTGTGCGAACCGTGATTGGAACGGCTCATCTACCTTACGGTCGTTTGTTCAGTTTTGGCGACGTGGATGGTCCTCCGAAGACGGCCAAACTGCAGCATGCTTTGGGCGTTTGCTACGTTGATGGAGTCATCTACACCACCGATACCTACAACAACAAGATCAAAGCAGTCGATGCAGCTACTGGCGATGTGACAACGATTGCAGGCACCGGCGAGCCTGGTAATGCCAACGATCCCGCCCAGTTCGACGAACCGGCAGGGATTTCTCACGCTGGCGGCAAGCTCTACATCGCGGACACGAATAACCACATGATTCGTGTCATGGATATCAAGACGAAAGAGGTTTCCACCCTGCAGATCAAAGGATTGAAGCCGATGCCCGTGAAGAAGCGGCCAGAGGCACCTGAGGGGGCGATTCAGAAGTAG
- a CDS encoding DUF1573 domain-containing protein produces MFRKVWLALCLLPMLASFGMGQDWANKMFQVRTHDFGAVAKGAKVYYEFELQNIYEETVHIASVRSSCGCTSPSIKNDTLKTWEKGAIVAKLNTDSFLGHKSATVTVTIDKPFYAEVQLNVSTDIRGDLVFQPGAVQFGNVEQGEGGIAKVHVSQAGRSDWKITDVRSNDDFLGVELSETNRGGGRVGYDLVVRLKDNAPVGFISSQLALITNDSRSPSVSLPVEGKVESALNVSPSALSLGELKPGQKTEAKLIVRAKKPFLITGISCDSECFKFAALPEEPKKLHFLPLTFTAGSEGGTVVKKIKIETDLGEGVSGESVATVVVTEGNSET; encoded by the coding sequence GTGTTTCGTAAAGTATGGCTCGCACTCTGTCTATTACCAATGCTCGCGTCCTTTGGCATGGGCCAAGACTGGGCGAATAAGATGTTCCAGGTTCGCACGCACGATTTTGGTGCTGTGGCGAAAGGGGCCAAGGTTTACTACGAGTTCGAACTGCAAAACATCTACGAGGAAACTGTTCACATCGCCAGCGTGCGATCGAGCTGCGGATGTACCAGCCCTTCGATTAAGAACGACACGTTGAAGACGTGGGAGAAAGGGGCGATTGTTGCCAAGCTGAACACCGACAGCTTCCTTGGTCACAAGAGTGCAACCGTCACCGTTACGATCGACAAGCCGTTTTACGCTGAAGTTCAGCTGAACGTTTCGACTGACATTCGTGGAGACCTTGTGTTCCAGCCAGGTGCTGTGCAATTTGGTAACGTCGAACAAGGCGAAGGTGGCATCGCTAAAGTGCATGTTTCCCAAGCCGGTCGTAGCGACTGGAAGATTACCGATGTTCGCAGCAACGATGACTTCCTGGGTGTCGAGCTCAGTGAAACTAATCGTGGTGGAGGTCGTGTTGGATACGACTTAGTGGTTCGCCTGAAGGACAATGCACCCGTCGGTTTCATCTCAAGCCAGTTGGCATTGATTACTAATGACAGCCGTAGCCCATCTGTCTCGCTGCCCGTTGAAGGCAAAGTCGAGTCGGCTTTGAATGTGAGCCCAAGTGCTTTGTCGCTCGGTGAGTTGAAGCCAGGTCAAAAGACCGAAGCCAAGTTGATCGTCCGAGCTAAAAAGCCATTCCTGATTACCGGAATCAGCTGCGACAGCGAATGCTTCAAGTTCGCGGCTCTGCCAGAAGAACCCAAGAAGCTTCACTTCCTGCCGCTGACCTTTACTGCCGGTAGCGAAGGTGGCACGGTCGTCAAGAAGATTAAGATCGAGACCGATCTGGGCGAAGGTGTCAGTGGCGAATCGGTCGCAACCGTCGTTGTGACCGAAGGCAACTCCGAGACCTAA